Proteins encoded in a region of the Tripterygium wilfordii isolate XIE 37 chromosome 21, ASM1340144v1, whole genome shotgun sequence genome:
- the LOC119987724 gene encoding probable terpene synthase 6, translating to MAEALRPLVDFPPSPWSAEYLASLSPSDSEIKTYTERVDELKLQVKNMLNGSANDAVEKVKLIDLLRRLGISYHFENEIANQLATIFNSKSIDADELEYDLYTVALLFRVFRQHGHKMSCEVFNKFKDEDGEFKKALSSDVQGMLSLYEAAHLSVQGDDILDEALDYTIANLKFMVNQCSSHLAKHIAYALHQPFHKGIWRLESMGYIFFYEEEELHNEVLIKFAKLDFTRVQLLHQRELAELARWYKDKRIDSEFSYARQRIAECYLWAMGTSFEPQYVEIRINTAKVILSLSILDDTFDAFGTIEELQQFTDAIQKWNITATHRLPDYMKSLYKMIMGVYDELESNLKNKERSYWVSYAKDTVKQLVKAYHLEAEWCNNNYVPSFEEYIENASISSGYHAVSVLSFVGMEEIAGMETFEWFKNSPKIDRATRRMCRLMDDIVSTKDEKKRSQHVSTSVECYMKQYKISSEKEAIEHLKREIKDAWKDINEECMGPTALSMPLLVPFLNLARVMDVFYKHKDGYTNCESLKHYINSLFIEGIPIQDYIDQY from the exons ATGGCAGAGGCATTGCGTCCTTTGGTAGATTTTCCACCATCGCCATGGAGTGCAGAAtacttggcttctttatccccaAGTGATTCG GAAATCAAAACGTACACCGAACGAGTTGATGAGCTAAAACTTCAAGTTAAAAATATGCTAAATGGTTCTGCAAATGATGCAGTGGAGAAAGTAAAACTAATTGACTTGCTACGCCGCCTTGGCATATCCTATCACTTTGAAAATGAGATTGCAAATCAACTCGCTACCATTTTCAATTCCAAATCCATCGATGCTGATGAACTTGAGTACGACCTATACACCGTTGCACTTCTTTTTCGAGTATTCAGACAACATGGTCACAAAATGTCTTGCG AGGTTTTTAACAAATTCAAGGACGAAGATGGTGAGTTCAAGAAGGCGCTATCTAGTGATGTGCAAGGCATGCTAAGCCTGTATGAAGCTGCTCATTTGAGCGTGCAAGGGGATGATATACTAGATGAAGCCCTTGATTACACAATCGCCAATCTCAAGTTTATGGTAAACCAGTGTAGCTCTCATCTTGCAAAACATATAGCTTATGCCTTGCACCAACCTTTTCACAAGGGCATATGGAGGCTAGAGTCGATGGGATACATTTTCTTCTACGAAGAAGAGGAGCTGCATAATGAAGTACTGATTAAGTTCGCAAAATTGGATTTTACTCGCGTGCAATTGTTGCACCAGCGAGAACTTGCCGAGCTTGCAAG GTGGTACAAGGATAAACGAATTGATTCAGAATTTTCTTACGCGAGACAGAGAATTGCAGAATGCTACTTGTGGGCAATGGGTACTAGTTTTGAGCCACAATATGTAGAAATTCGAATCAACACCGCGAAAGTAATACTTAGCCTATCGATCCTAGATGACACATTTGATGCATTTGGTACAATTGAAGAACTTCAACAATTCACAGATGCAATTCAAAAGTGGAACATAACTGCAACTCATCGACTGCCAGATTACATGAAATCTCTTTATAAGATGATCATGGGTGTCTACGATGAACTTGAGAGTAACTTGAAGAATAAAGAAAGATCTTATTGGGTCTCTTACGCCAAGGATACG GTGAAACAATTGGTGAAAGCCTACCACCTTGAAGCAGAGTGGTGCAACAACAATTATGTACCATCATTTGAAGAGTACATAGAAAATGCATCAATCTCAAGTGGTTATCATGCCGTTTCGGTCTTATCTTTTGTTGGGATGGAAGAAATTGCAGGGATGGAGACATTTGAATGGTTCAAAAATTCCCCAAAGATCGATCGAGCCACACGTAGAATGTGTCGTTTGATGGACGACATAGTGTCAACCAAG GACGAGAAAAAGAGAAGCCAACATGTTTCCACAAGTGTTGAGTGCTACATGAAGCAATACAAGATTTCATCGGAGAAGGAAGCAATCGAACACCTTAAGAGGGAGATTAAGGATGCGTGGAAGGATATAAACGAGGAATGCATGGGACCAACTGCCCTATCGATGCCTCTATTAGT